Proteins encoded in a region of the Thermoproteota archaeon genome:
- the eno gene encoding phosphopyruvate hydratase: MSLRIKDIRARQILDSRGNPTVEVSVLLDGGASGRFSVPSGASKGEKEALELRDGGKWLHGKGVLRAIRNVNEVIRPALIGVEATSQLYIDRIMLELDGTPNKSRLGANAILGVSVGVAKAAAAGLGIPLYRYLGGISSRTLPIPFMNVLNGGVHAGNDLAIQEFMIVPVRFESFRDALFAGVEVYMELKRQLLRKYGRIAVNVGDEGGFAPPMSKTEEALDSLTGAVEEMGYAGKVMLALDCAANEFYSDGKYRIDGRELSPPELMDFYINLVDKYPIISIEDPFMDEDWESLSELTKRIGGRIQIVGDDYFATNPVFLRKGIEAGAANALLLKVNQIGTLSEALEAANLAFSHGYSVMVSHRSGETTDTFIADLAVALNSGQIKTGAPARGERVAKYNRLLEIEEELGPIALFPGPRPVA, from the coding sequence ATGTCCCTCAGGATAAAGGATATCAGGGCTAGACAGATCTTGGACTCCAGAGGGAATCCCACGGTCGAGGTATCAGTGTTACTGGATGGAGGTGCCTCAGGTAGGTTCTCGGTACCGAGCGGCGCCTCGAAGGGAGAGAAGGAAGCTCTCGAATTGAGAGACGGTGGAAAATGGTTGCACGGGAAGGGGGTTCTCAGGGCAATCAGGAACGTCAACGAGGTGATAAGGCCCGCCCTGATAGGGGTCGAGGCCACCTCTCAGCTGTACATCGACAGGATCATGCTGGAGCTGGATGGCACTCCCAACAAGAGCAGGTTGGGGGCCAACGCCATACTGGGTGTCTCCGTGGGTGTCGCGAAGGCTGCGGCAGCAGGGCTTGGAATTCCACTGTATCGCTACTTGGGTGGAATAAGCTCTAGGACGCTTCCAATCCCCTTCATGAACGTGTTGAACGGAGGGGTACACGCTGGCAATGATCTGGCCATCCAGGAGTTTATGATAGTGCCCGTCCGATTCGAAAGCTTCAGGGATGCCCTCTTCGCAGGGGTAGAGGTTTACATGGAGCTCAAGAGGCAGCTCCTTAGGAAGTACGGGAGGATAGCTGTGAACGTCGGTGATGAGGGAGGCTTCGCACCTCCTATGTCCAAGACTGAGGAGGCTCTAGATTCACTAACTGGAGCTGTAGAGGAGATGGGCTATGCGGGGAAAGTGATGCTGGCCCTAGATTGCGCGGCCAACGAGTTTTACTCCGATGGCAAGTACAGGATAGACGGTAGGGAGCTATCCCCACCGGAACTCATGGATTTCTACATAAATCTCGTAGATAAATACCCAATAATCAGTATAGAGGATCCCTTTATGGATGAGGATTGGGAATCCCTGTCGGAACTCACCAAGAGGATAGGGGGTAGGATACAGATAGTCGGGGACGATTACTTCGCCACCAACCCCGTGTTCCTGCGCAAGGGGATAGAGGCCGGGGCGGCCAACGCCCTCCTGCTGAAGGTCAACCAGATAGGAACCCTGAGCGAGGCGCTGGAGGCAGCTAACCTCGCCTTCAGCCACGGATACTCTGTCATGGTCAGCCATCGCTCCGGGGAGACGACCGATACCTTCATAGCCGACTTGGCTGTGGCCCTGAATTCCGGTCAGATAAAAACGGGAGCTCCGGCTAGGGGGGAGAGGGTGGCTAAATACAACAGGCTTCTAGAAATAGAGGAAGAGCTAGGCCCTATTGCCCTCTTTCCAGGCCCTCGGCCAGTAGCCTGA
- a CDS encoding CoA-acylating methylmalonate-semialdehyde dehydrogenase translates to MVVLEEVRKDYGIIPNYVDGNFVEAPADEYLDSYNPAKGEVIAKTPLTKGEGVDQAVQAAARAFEEWSQMPVTERIQYLVKLKLAIEKHKEEIARVISQNMGKTIREARGELRRALENVDAALGMPTLTLGEKMIRVTSNIDEEYIREPLGVFAIVTPMNFPVMIPFWFLPYAIASGNTVVLKPSELDPAPMYWVMKVIHEEVGLPPGVVNLVNGAKDTVHALITHKDVAGVTFVGSTPVAKIIYETASKAGKRVLAQGGAKNPEVVMPDANFERTVNNLLGSVYNMAGQRCLAAANIILVGDIYERFVNAFVEGAKKLKIGYGLDETVDMGPMASMKGKERVLHYIEKGLEEGARLILDGRGFKSEEYPNGFFLGPSVFVDAGEGMTITQEEIFGPVAIMIRAENFDEAVELSNNLAPYGNAASIFTESGKYAREYAMRVNAGNIGINIGVAAPLGYFPFGGRKLSFFGTLHGQMDAIDFFTDKKVVITRWW, encoded by the coding sequence ATGGTCGTTCTCGAGGAGGTAAGGAAGGATTACGGGATCATCCCCAACTACGTGGATGGGAATTTCGTGGAAGCCCCAGCTGACGAGTACCTAGACTCTTACAATCCGGCCAAGGGGGAGGTGATAGCCAAGACCCCTCTCACGAAGGGGGAAGGGGTGGATCAGGCGGTCCAGGCCGCAGCTAGGGCCTTCGAGGAATGGAGCCAGATGCCAGTGACCGAGAGGATACAGTACTTGGTCAAGCTCAAGCTCGCTATTGAGAAGCATAAGGAGGAGATAGCCAGAGTAATATCCCAGAACATGGGTAAGACCATAAGGGAGGCAAGGGGAGAGCTTAGAAGAGCCTTGGAGAACGTAGATGCTGCATTAGGGATGCCCACGCTCACCTTGGGGGAGAAGATGATTAGGGTCACCAGCAACATAGATGAGGAGTACATAAGGGAACCGCTGGGCGTGTTCGCGATAGTAACGCCCATGAACTTCCCCGTGATGATACCGTTCTGGTTCCTCCCTTATGCCATAGCCTCGGGCAATACGGTCGTGCTGAAACCCTCGGAACTGGATCCGGCGCCCATGTACTGGGTGATGAAGGTCATACATGAGGAGGTGGGCTTGCCCCCGGGAGTTGTTAACCTGGTCAATGGCGCCAAGGACACAGTCCACGCCCTCATAACCCACAAGGACGTGGCTGGAGTCACCTTCGTGGGCTCCACTCCCGTGGCGAAGATAATATACGAGACGGCTTCGAAGGCAGGAAAGAGGGTGCTCGCGCAGGGAGGGGCCAAGAACCCCGAAGTCGTGATGCCTGATGCGAATTTCGAGAGGACCGTGAACAACCTGCTGGGTTCCGTCTACAACATGGCTGGTCAGAGGTGCCTCGCCGCTGCTAACATCATACTAGTGGGGGACATCTACGAAAGGTTCGTAAACGCCTTCGTCGAGGGGGCTAAGAAGCTGAAGATAGGTTACGGGCTGGACGAGACGGTGGATATGGGCCCCATGGCCAGCATGAAGGGGAAGGAGAGGGTCCTCCACTACATAGAGAAGGGACTGGAGGAGGGCGCCAGGCTAATCCTCGATGGCAGGGGCTTCAAGTCGGAGGAGTACCCGAATGGGTTCTTCCTCGGTCCCTCGGTATTCGTCGATGCTGGGGAGGGGATGACCATAACGCAGGAGGAGATATTCGGTCCCGTAGCCATCATGATCAGAGCGGAGAACTTCGACGAGGCGGTGGAGCTCTCCAACAACTTGGCCCCGTATGGAAATGCCGCCAGCATATTCACCGAGTCGGGGAAGTACGCTAGGGAGTACGCGATGAGGGTCAACGCTGGCAACATAGGGATAAACATAGGGGTGGCAGCTCCCTTAGGATACTTCCCGTTCGGAGGGAGGAAGCTCTCATTCTTCGGCACGCTGCACGGTCAGATGGACGCGATAGACTTTTTCACCGACAAGAAGGTGGTCATAACGAGGTGGTGGTGA
- the hxlB gene encoding 6-phospho-3-hexuloisomerase, whose translation MLDVIGENLSDVDEESTQKFIKALLRTLGEGKIFVVGAGRSGLVAKAFAMRLMHVGFQVYVIGETVTPSVAPGDLVVVVSGSGETKYPLSAAQVAKKVGAHVVAVTSYPESSLGKIADLVVRIGGRVLPKNNSRDYFTRQILGIHEPLTPLGTLFELSTMIYFDALIAELVELLGKSEEDLAKRHATIE comes from the coding sequence TTGCTCGATGTCATAGGTGAGAACCTGTCCGATGTCGACGAGGAATCCACTCAGAAGTTCATAAAGGCCCTTCTGAGGACGCTCGGAGAGGGGAAGATCTTCGTGGTCGGGGCCGGTAGATCCGGTCTAGTGGCGAAGGCATTTGCCATGAGGCTCATGCATGTTGGCTTCCAAGTCTACGTCATAGGCGAGACGGTCACTCCCTCAGTAGCTCCTGGGGACCTAGTGGTGGTAGTGAGCGGTTCCGGCGAGACCAAATATCCTCTCTCAGCAGCGCAGGTGGCTAAAAAGGTTGGAGCCCACGTGGTGGCCGTCACCAGCTATCCTGAGTCGAGCCTCGGTAAGATAGCGGATCTGGTCGTGAGGATCGGGGGGAGGGTGCTCCCTAAGAACAACAGCAGGGACTACTTCACTAGGCAGATACTCGGAATACACGAGCCCTTGACTCCTCTAGGCACGCTGTTCGAGCTGAGTACCATGATCTACTTTGACGCCCTCATTGCGGAGCTCGTGGAGCTCCTAGGGAAGAGTGAGGAGGATCTTGCCAAGAGGCACGCGACCATCGAGTGA
- a CDS encoding aspartate aminotransferase family protein: MGEREDLIRMAEEYLVTSIVERLEPVVVDRAENDVVIDMDGRKYVDFFAGIAVVNTGHVNEKVVNAAIEQAKKLVHACTYVYHVPPTIKLAKRLAEIVPGRDMKKTFFSNSGAEAIECAMKVARKFTKKHELIALTHSFHGRTIGTLSITGQWKRKRFDMGPYMPAVSFTPSPYCYRCPFGKQFPDCDFECARYLNNVIDYATSNNVAALIMEPLQGEGGIIPIPKEYAKIVREILDERDILLIDDEVQTGFGRTGRMFGVEHLGIEPDIVTMAKGIADGFPIAACTTRAEIADSFEPGDHLSTFGGNPVSAAAALANIEFMEEENLPKQAEEKGNYVMKALRDMMSEIKLIGDVRGRGLMIGVELVRDRESKEPAVSEAKRVRQLMREKGYLIGVGGAVGSVLRLQPPLTVTYEHIDGALEALEESLKEVS, from the coding sequence ATGGGAGAGAGGGAAGACCTCATTCGTATGGCTGAGGAGTACCTCGTCACCTCTATCGTTGAGAGGTTGGAGCCCGTGGTCGTTGATCGGGCCGAGAATGACGTGGTAATAGATATGGATGGGAGGAAGTACGTGGACTTCTTCGCGGGCATAGCGGTGGTGAACACTGGTCATGTGAACGAGAAGGTCGTGAATGCTGCAATAGAACAGGCAAAGAAGCTCGTTCACGCGTGTACCTACGTGTATCACGTGCCGCCCACAATAAAGCTGGCCAAGAGGCTGGCTGAGATAGTTCCCGGGAGGGATATGAAGAAGACCTTCTTCTCCAACAGTGGAGCCGAGGCCATAGAGTGCGCCATGAAGGTGGCGAGGAAGTTCACCAAGAAGCACGAGCTGATAGCCCTCACCCACTCCTTCCACGGGAGGACCATCGGAACGCTCAGTATAACCGGTCAGTGGAAGAGGAAGAGGTTCGACATGGGTCCCTACATGCCGGCTGTCTCCTTCACCCCCAGCCCCTACTGCTACAGGTGCCCCTTCGGGAAGCAGTTCCCGGACTGCGACTTCGAATGTGCAAGATACCTGAACAACGTGATCGACTACGCCACCAGCAACAACGTTGCCGCACTGATCATGGAGCCCCTCCAAGGAGAAGGTGGGATAATACCGATACCCAAGGAGTACGCGAAGATAGTGAGGGAGATTCTTGACGAGAGGGACATACTCCTCATCGATGACGAGGTGCAGACGGGCTTCGGGAGAACTGGAAGGATGTTTGGGGTGGAGCACCTCGGCATAGAGCCCGACATAGTTACCATGGCCAAGGGCATAGCTGACGGGTTCCCGATAGCGGCGTGCACGACCAGGGCGGAGATAGCTGACTCCTTCGAACCTGGAGATCACCTCTCAACTTTCGGAGGCAACCCCGTATCGGCAGCAGCTGCTCTGGCGAACATAGAGTTCATGGAGGAGGAGAACTTGCCCAAGCAGGCGGAGGAGAAGGGGAACTACGTGATGAAGGCCTTGAGGGACATGATGAGCGAGATCAAGCTGATCGGTGACGTCAGGGGAAGGGGGCTCATGATAGGGGTCGAGCTGGTGAGGGACAGGGAGAGTAAAGAGCCAGCGGTGAGCGAAGCCAAGAGGGTCAGACAGCTCATGAGAGAGAAAGGATACCTCATCGGAGTGGGAGGGGCTGTTGGATCCGTGCTCAGGCTCCAGCCCCCACTGACCGTGACTTACGAGCACATAGACGGTGCTCTGGAGGCCCTTGAGGAGAGCCTCAAGGAGGTGAGCTGA
- a CDS encoding M20/M25/M40 family metallo-hydrolase has translation MEPEIEGVRDSLLRLTRVPRVTGIERNVVPVLRKLMSPFSDAFKVDAWGNSEAIINPGGKPVVMLAAHVDQIGIIVREVTEDGFVKFEGVGWDAKVLYGMRVKLLTDKGEVKGVVSVLPPHIFRTYKELAEKKLEVRDLAIDIGADSKEDAERAGIKPGVYGVPDYEPEDLLGHHFSSPGLDDAAGVVTMIEALKLAWKSRDRIDAEVHFVATIQEEIGLRGAEMVAYRLKPDIAVAIDVTFAKQPMMPAEFVLRTGKGPAISKGPIYHWEVVEALERAAKEAEIPYQIEPDFRGYGTDTWAIQVARGGVRTGLISIPLRSMHSPVEVVNLNDIAWGGALLSEFIKML, from the coding sequence TTGGAGCCTGAGATCGAGGGCGTCCGAGACAGTCTGCTCAGACTGACAAGGGTCCCTAGAGTGACCGGCATCGAGAGGAACGTTGTACCTGTTCTCAGGAAGCTCATGTCTCCCTTCTCAGATGCATTCAAGGTGGACGCTTGGGGGAACTCTGAAGCCATCATAAATCCGGGTGGGAAGCCGGTGGTGATGCTGGCGGCCCACGTGGATCAGATAGGGATAATAGTCAGGGAAGTCACGGAAGACGGATTCGTCAAGTTCGAGGGTGTGGGCTGGGACGCCAAGGTGCTGTATGGAATGAGGGTGAAGCTCCTCACGGACAAGGGGGAGGTCAAGGGGGTTGTGAGCGTGCTTCCACCCCACATTTTCAGGACCTACAAGGAGCTGGCTGAGAAGAAGCTGGAGGTCAGGGATCTGGCCATTGATATAGGTGCCGATAGCAAAGAAGATGCGGAGAGGGCTGGAATCAAACCCGGGGTCTACGGGGTGCCGGATTACGAGCCAGAGGACTTACTCGGCCATCACTTCTCATCCCCCGGTTTGGACGATGCCGCTGGAGTTGTCACGATGATAGAGGCCCTCAAGCTCGCTTGGAAGTCCCGAGATAGGATAGATGCTGAGGTTCACTTCGTCGCTACCATACAGGAGGAGATAGGACTCAGGGGGGCGGAAATGGTGGCGTACAGGCTCAAGCCGGATATAGCAGTTGCCATAGATGTCACATTCGCGAAACAACCCATGATGCCAGCGGAGTTCGTTCTCAGGACAGGCAAGGGGCCAGCCATAAGCAAGGGTCCGATCTACCACTGGGAAGTCGTGGAGGCCCTTGAAAGAGCCGCGAAAGAGGCCGAAATACCCTATCAGATTGAACCCGATTTCAGAGGGTATGGAACGGACACATGGGCAATTCAGGTTGCCAGAGGGGGTGTGAGGACTGGGCTCATCTCTATACCCCTCAGGAGCATGCACAGTCCAGTAGAAGTGGTTAATCTGAATGATATCGCGTGGGGAGGAGCTCTCCTCTCCGAGTTCATCAAGATGCTGTGA
- the cca gene encoding CCA tRNA nucleotidyltransferase, with protein MPRGTRPSSDLEVVLEQAKRLVTPSDEERRKLQSVLEEALSRVRRAVDELGFDADVVPVGSAVRDTWLPGNYELDIFVLFPMGVGGKDVLGELIREIAAKAFGDYIQNYAEHPYVMVKLGEFDIDLVPAYRIGKGERIASSVDRTPLHNSYVKSKLRSPTEVRLLKAFLKSIEAYGAEEKVGGFSGYLCEVLVIYYGSFLEVLRAAKDWQPPVCIDPEDHLGEEYASVLFPKDPLVVIDPVDPRRNVAAALTLTQFNRFRIAARAFLINPSIEFFERALRPLKVRVRSSVIEGELKRRGTHLVVVELFKLDEPDQLSRELLWSQAKKLGRILGDELRKHGFDPMWSSGWTDESSTIVVAAEIPYLLLPTLERREGPPVGMRDEDNFLLKYVGSEVTLGGPFIREDKWYVFRRRKYREATLLASDIFRGQRLPSILRGRAKIRVLTERELASLGQWALNEIWKELKKEEFFVRLLAEGLERGQ; from the coding sequence TTGCCAAGAGGCACGCGACCATCGAGTGACTTAGAGGTGGTGCTGGAACAGGCTAAGAGGCTCGTCACGCCCTCGGATGAAGAGAGGAGGAAGCTCCAGAGTGTCTTGGAGGAGGCATTGAGTAGGGTAAGGAGGGCGGTCGACGAGCTGGGATTCGATGCGGATGTAGTGCCGGTAGGGTCCGCAGTGAGGGACACTTGGCTACCGGGCAACTACGAGTTGGATATATTCGTCCTCTTTCCCATGGGGGTCGGGGGGAAGGATGTCCTAGGTGAGCTGATAAGGGAGATCGCGGCCAAGGCCTTCGGTGATTACATTCAGAACTACGCTGAGCATCCCTACGTCATGGTCAAGCTGGGGGAATTCGATATAGATCTCGTTCCAGCCTACAGGATAGGGAAGGGGGAGAGGATAGCTAGCTCGGTAGACAGGACCCCACTGCACAACTCCTACGTGAAGTCCAAACTTCGCTCTCCAACTGAAGTGAGGCTTCTGAAAGCCTTTCTCAAATCGATAGAGGCTTACGGTGCTGAAGAGAAGGTCGGAGGGTTCAGCGGGTACCTATGCGAGGTCCTAGTGATCTATTACGGTAGTTTCCTCGAGGTGCTGAGGGCGGCCAAGGACTGGCAGCCTCCCGTCTGCATAGACCCTGAGGATCATCTAGGTGAGGAGTACGCGTCCGTCCTCTTTCCGAAGGATCCGCTAGTGGTCATAGATCCGGTGGATCCGAGAAGGAACGTGGCTGCCGCTCTCACTCTTACTCAGTTCAATCGATTCAGGATTGCAGCCCGGGCCTTCCTGATCAACCCGTCTATCGAGTTCTTCGAGAGGGCCCTCAGACCTCTTAAGGTTAGGGTCAGGAGCAGCGTGATAGAGGGGGAGCTGAAGAGGAGAGGGACCCATTTGGTAGTGGTTGAGCTCTTCAAATTAGATGAGCCGGACCAGTTGAGCAGGGAGCTACTCTGGTCTCAGGCCAAGAAGCTGGGGAGGATTCTGGGGGACGAGTTGAGGAAGCACGGTTTCGACCCGATGTGGTCCTCCGGATGGACTGACGAGTCCTCCACGATAGTGGTGGCCGCCGAAATACCATACCTGCTCCTCCCCACGCTGGAGAGGCGTGAGGGCCCACCGGTCGGCATGAGAGATGAGGACAACTTCCTGCTCAAATACGTGGGAAGCGAGGTGACGCTGGGGGGCCCCTTCATTAGGGAGGACAAGTGGTACGTATTCAGGCGGAGGAAGTACAGGGAGGCCACGCTCCTCGCGAGCGATATATTCAGGGGGCAGAGGTTACCATCCATACTGAGGGGGAGGGCGAAGATCAGGGTCCTCACGGAGAGGGAGCTTGCTTCCCTCGGTCAGTGGGCCCTGAATGAGATCTGGAAGGAACTAAAGAAGGAGGAGTTTTTCGTCAGGCTACTGGCCGAGGGCCTGGAAAGAGGGCAATAG